The Algoriphagus sanaruensis genome window below encodes:
- a CDS encoding amidohydrolase, which translates to MRRKLLLTLALAGGICISAFPQKKYSPKQIEALKAEAAQIVQANHKQSQVMVDKIFSFAELGFQEFESSKYLTGILEKNGFTIERGASGIPTAWFATWSNGEGPVIALGSDVDNIPKASQYPGVAYHKPMVEGAPGHGEGHNAGIPLNITAALAVKQIMERENIGGTLVLWPGIAEELVAAKAWFARDGKFDGVDICIFTHVANNLGVSYGQASGTGLISVEYTFSGDAAHSAGAPWRGKSAADAVELMNIGWNYKREHLHPLKRSHSVITDGGDQPNVVPSKASIWYYFRDVKYDGIMEMYAQANDIAKGAALMTGTTMTSKVLGTAWPRHFNKVIAEKMYQNILKVGLPTWDENDQTLAKAIQKELGSKEEGMPTKLDTLGLPVKEPISGGSDDIGDVSWVVPTVTLRFPSNIPGLPGHHWSNAIAMATPIAHKGVTAGAKAEAMTILDFLLQPELVDQAWDYFKNVQTKEETYKPMITADDAPPIYLNEGIMKQFRRALEKFYYDETKYDTYLQQLGVTYPTVKKD; encoded by the coding sequence ATGAGAAGAAAATTACTGCTTACACTCGCCTTGGCTGGAGGAATATGTATTTCAGCCTTTCCCCAGAAAAAATATAGCCCAAAGCAAATTGAGGCACTCAAAGCGGAAGCTGCCCAAATCGTCCAAGCCAATCACAAGCAAAGCCAAGTGATGGTGGATAAGATTTTTTCCTTTGCCGAGTTGGGCTTTCAAGAGTTTGAATCTTCTAAGTATTTGACTGGGATCTTGGAGAAAAATGGATTTACCATCGAACGAGGAGCCTCTGGAATACCAACGGCTTGGTTTGCTACTTGGAGTAACGGTGAAGGTCCCGTAATTGCCTTGGGTTCAGACGTTGATAATATTCCCAAAGCATCTCAATATCCTGGAGTGGCCTATCATAAACCCATGGTTGAAGGAGCTCCAGGACATGGAGAAGGTCATAATGCCGGAATTCCATTGAATATCACGGCGGCTTTGGCTGTAAAGCAAATCATGGAGCGTGAAAATATTGGAGGTACGCTAGTTCTTTGGCCGGGGATTGCCGAAGAATTGGTAGCAGCAAAAGCCTGGTTTGCCAGAGATGGTAAATTTGATGGTGTCGATATTTGCATTTTTACTCACGTGGCCAATAACCTGGGCGTAAGCTATGGACAAGCAAGTGGAACAGGATTGATTTCTGTAGAATATACCTTTTCAGGAGATGCTGCTCATTCTGCTGGTGCACCTTGGAGAGGAAAAAGTGCCGCTGATGCAGTAGAACTGATGAATATCGGTTGGAACTACAAGCGGGAGCATTTGCATCCCTTGAAGCGGTCTCATTCGGTCATTACCGATGGAGGAGACCAGCCCAATGTGGTACCTTCCAAAGCTTCGATTTGGTATTATTTCCGGGATGTGAAGTACGACGGAATCATGGAAATGTATGCCCAAGCAAATGATATTGCCAAAGGTGCAGCCTTAATGACTGGGACGACCATGACTTCAAAAGTCTTGGGTACTGCTTGGCCGAGACACTTTAATAAGGTGATTGCAGAAAAAATGTATCAAAACATCCTCAAGGTAGGGTTGCCGACTTGGGATGAAAATGATCAGACTTTGGCGAAAGCCATTCAAAAAGAATTGGGTTCAAAAGAAGAAGGAATGCCAACCAAGCTGGATACTCTTGGACTTCCTGTTAAAGAGCCGATTTCTGGTGGTTCGGATGATATTGGGGATGTATCCTGGGTAGTACCAACCGTGACTTTGAGATTCCCTTCCAATATTCCTGGACTTCCAGGTCACCACTGGAGCAATGCCATTGCCATGGCGACACCTATTGCTCATAAGGGTGTAACAGCTGGAGCAAAGGCAGAAGCGATGACGATTTTGGACTTTTTACTTCAGCCCGAATTGGTCGATCAGGCTTGGGATTATTTCAAAAACGTGCAAACGAAAGAGGAAACCTACAAGCCAATGATCACAGCCGATGATGCTCCTCCGATTTACCTGAATGAAGGTATTATGAAGCAATTCCGCCGAGCTTTGGAGAAATTTTACTACGACGAGACGAAATATGATACCTATTTGCAGCAGCTTGGGGTGACATATCCAACGGTGAAGAAGGATTAA
- a CDS encoding GNAT family N-acetyltransferase: MTTSNLTFIIREAFPSELLWVHERIPEFPGKASLDFYAERLKHRLHLALVAEKDGELLGFKVGYQSDTADTFYSWMGGVRPEFRKLGIADALAEYQENWAKENGFKAIFFKTRNRFPAMITFGLSRGFKIMEVVPKGGAEDYRVVMSKRL; this comes from the coding sequence ATGACAACTTCAAATCTCACATTTATAATTAGAGAAGCTTTTCCCTCCGAACTCCTCTGGGTACACGAACGAATCCCTGAGTTCCCGGGGAAAGCTTCTCTGGATTTTTACGCAGAGCGCCTTAAGCATCGGCTTCATTTGGCATTGGTTGCAGAAAAGGATGGTGAGCTTTTGGGATTTAAAGTTGGATACCAAAGTGATACTGCCGATACCTTTTATTCCTGGATGGGAGGGGTGAGACCCGAGTTTCGAAAGTTGGGAATTGCAGATGCTTTGGCAGAGTATCAGGAGAATTGGGCCAAAGAAAATGGATTCAAGGCTATCTTTTTCAAAACCCGCAATCGCTTTCCGGCGATGATTACCTTCGGATTGAGCCGAGGATTTAAAATCATGGAGGTTGTCCCAAAGGGTGGGGCGGAGGATTATCGGGTGGTGATGAGTAAGCGATTGTAA
- a CDS encoding 7-carboxy-7-deazaguanine synthase QueE: MQTLDLVAPTTQELVAAGLQLPIMEAFYTIQGEGRFTGHPAYFIRLGGCDVGCVWCDVKESWEAAKWPVLSVEQIVEDALVFPGRLVVITGGEPLMYNLDPLTKLLKEKGFTTNIETSGAHPFSGDFDWVCFSPKKFKKPHPSIYPKADELKVVIYNNRDFEFAEEHAKLVNPGCELRLQPEWSKASRFISEIIAYVKNHPTWKISLQTHKFMDIP; this comes from the coding sequence ATGCAGACACTCGATTTGGTAGCTCCGACTACCCAAGAACTCGTAGCCGCAGGGCTTCAGCTTCCTATTATGGAGGCTTTCTACACCATCCAAGGAGAAGGCAGATTTACAGGACATCCCGCATATTTTATTCGGCTGGGAGGCTGTGATGTAGGTTGTGTTTGGTGCGATGTCAAGGAAAGTTGGGAGGCTGCCAAATGGCCGGTTTTGTCCGTTGAGCAAATTGTCGAGGATGCTTTGGTATTTCCAGGTCGGCTGGTTGTCATTACCGGGGGAGAACCATTGATGTATAATCTCGATCCCCTCACCAAGCTTTTAAAAGAAAAAGGTTTTACGACTAACATTGAAACTTCCGGTGCACATCCTTTTTCAGGGGACTTTGATTGGGTTTGTTTTTCTCCCAAGAAATTCAAAAAACCTCATCCATCTATCTATCCTAAGGCTGATGAGTTGAAAGTGGTCATTTATAATAATCGCGATTTTGAGTTTGCAGAGGAGCATGCGAAGTTGGTGAATCCTGGCTGTGAACTCCGTCTTCAGCCCGAATGGAGCAAGGCCTCTAGGTTCATATCAGAGATCATCGCGTACGTGAAAAATCATCCGACTTGGAAAATATCTCTCCAAACGCATAAATTTATGGACATCCCATAA
- a CDS encoding OmpA family protein yields the protein MRPVYLIILLLFLAIQANGQGFSIIDGKAIKLYQEAEELILSRKYEQAVEKYKLAIQREGTFLEAYQKAGQAYLTMGKLEEAEKIALLGKAKLTGKNATPRHVADYGWFFTNLYLTQGKFTEAYRQFKEVDPLFEENFRRTSYYRDMSLKIDFLAKELEKSKSILKEKLIHPLNEYQLQYFPVLTADGEQILFTKRDGTGNFDKEDIYTAFVKGDTAWTNPQSIASTINSVYNEGTCTVTADGNILIYTSCDAPDSNGSCDLYVAYKVNGAWQRPTNMGSKVNSRYWESQPSLSADGRILFFSSNRKGGFGGNDIWYSVRQLDGSWTEAKNLGQPVNTPKDEIAPFMFFNNELLFFASNGHLGFGGMDIFLSRVEEGEFKEPENLGLPINDQLDQVALFITAQKDYAYYSERFQEDSGRDRSFIYRFPFPKEIYLGENLTVTEGKVINAKTGEPVSATLSLVSLTNDSTLYQFQSDGKTGDFLMLYPDKAISGLYVEKKGFLPKIYNVERDNIKNVKDLQVALTPVASGEEFVFENVFFDFDKYELKSESLTSLKRLNKFLLENPNVNILISGHTDNIGSLEYNNTLSLQRAKSVQAYLVESGLHPGRVMVEGKGSSQPMVPNTTPENQALNRRITIRIL from the coding sequence ATGCGCCCTGTTTATCTGATAATCCTCCTTCTATTTCTAGCAATTCAGGCCAATGGCCAAGGTTTTTCCATCATTGATGGGAAGGCGATCAAATTGTACCAAGAGGCTGAGGAGTTAATTTTATCCCGAAAGTACGAGCAGGCTGTAGAAAAATATAAACTTGCGATTCAACGTGAGGGGACTTTTTTAGAAGCATACCAAAAAGCCGGACAAGCCTATTTGACGATGGGTAAATTGGAAGAGGCTGAAAAAATTGCTTTGCTGGGGAAAGCCAAATTGACTGGCAAAAATGCAACTCCCCGTCATGTGGCTGATTATGGCTGGTTTTTCACAAATCTGTATTTAACACAAGGAAAGTTTACAGAAGCCTATCGGCAATTCAAGGAAGTAGATCCGTTATTTGAAGAGAATTTTCGAAGGACGAGTTATTATCGGGACATGAGCCTGAAAATTGATTTTTTAGCCAAGGAACTTGAAAAGTCAAAATCCATCCTTAAGGAGAAATTGATTCATCCTTTGAACGAATACCAACTTCAATATTTTCCAGTATTAACTGCAGATGGAGAACAGATTCTTTTCACCAAAAGAGACGGCACCGGAAATTTTGATAAGGAAGATATTTATACAGCTTTTGTTAAAGGAGATACCGCCTGGACAAATCCGCAAAGCATCGCTTCCACGATAAATTCTGTCTACAATGAGGGAACATGTACAGTAACGGCTGATGGGAATATTTTGATATATACCAGTTGTGATGCTCCAGACTCGAATGGAAGCTGTGATTTATATGTTGCCTACAAGGTAAATGGAGCTTGGCAGCGCCCAACCAATATGGGGTCTAAAGTGAATTCTAGGTATTGGGAATCTCAGCCTTCTTTATCAGCAGATGGACGAATCCTATTTTTCTCCTCAAATCGGAAAGGAGGATTTGGAGGAAATGATATCTGGTATTCGGTCCGTCAATTGGATGGTTCTTGGACAGAAGCAAAGAATTTAGGCCAGCCAGTAAATACGCCAAAAGATGAAATTGCTCCATTCATGTTTTTTAATAATGAGCTTTTGTTTTTTGCGTCCAATGGTCATCTGGGATTTGGAGGAATGGATATTTTTCTTTCCCGAGTAGAAGAGGGAGAATTTAAAGAACCAGAAAATCTAGGCTTGCCGATAAATGATCAATTGGATCAGGTGGCTTTGTTTATCACGGCTCAAAAAGACTATGCCTATTATTCTGAGCGCTTTCAGGAGGATTCTGGAAGGGATAGATCGTTTATTTACCGGTTTCCATTTCCAAAAGAAATCTACTTGGGAGAAAATTTAACTGTCACTGAAGGTAAGGTCATCAATGCTAAAACAGGAGAGCCCGTTAGTGCAACATTATCGCTAGTGTCACTCACCAACGACAGCACCCTTTATCAGTTTCAATCCGACGGGAAGACTGGAGATTTTTTAATGCTCTATCCAGATAAGGCAATTTCAGGGCTTTATGTGGAAAAGAAGGGTTTTTTACCAAAGATTTACAATGTTGAACGCGATAATATCAAAAACGTCAAAGACCTTCAGGTGGCATTGACCCCAGTGGCTTCTGGGGAGGAGTTCGTGTTCGAAAATGTCTTTTTCGATTTTGATAAGTACGAGTTGAAGAGTGAGTCCCTCACTTCATTAAAACGGCTGAATAAATTCTTGCTGGAAAACCCCAATGTGAACATTCTTATTTCAGGGCATACGGATAATATCGGGAGTTTGGAGTACAATAATACCCTAAGTCTCCAGCGCGCAAAAAGTGTTCAAGCTTACCTGGTAGAGTCGGGACTTCACCCAGGACGGGTGATGGTTGAAGGTAAAGGCTCTAGTCAACCTATGGTGCCCAACACCACTCCAGAGAATCAAGCGCTCAACCGAAGAATCACTATTCGGATTCTTTAA
- a CDS encoding SusC/RagA family TonB-linked outer membrane protein yields MRKVLLLGLTLVLSTVFAFAQNRVITGTVTSTEDGLGVPGATVLVKGTTIGTATDIDGQYSISVPAGSNVLVFSFVGLASQEVTIGNQTTINVALQPDVQSLSEFVITSYGDQSKREITGAIASVKGEVFENLPMQSFDRAMQGRIAGVQVTSTTGAPGGTLNVRIRGVGSINAGNDPLYIVDGVQLGGGNSLSGQGPQNPLAAINPNDIESIEVLKDAAAASIYGAQAANGVVLITTKKGKKGSTQTKVSVQEGIVQPLNLYEVMNATQVATVKRAAFINAGLNPANAAATYGNPEDPSLKSYDWVDELYRNGRLSVYDLSMSGADEKTSFYLSGAYTKQEGQIVQSSYERATGRLNLTHRPNKKLTIGANLSLAYQRTMGTIANGNFVNGPFSAGFTMRPNVPIYNEDGTFRANYPSNHNFGYNIVQGVYEELRRGTSVQTVSNLQLNYQFTPWLSWTSYFGVDFADNRDENNRPSTIPVFSSYGGQSFFADNRRNNYNTNHNLNFNKKFNDVHTVSGIAGFEYKGLQQEQTTATGRGFPDPSLIYLQNAAVPFAVGGSFTEYKRMGFFSQAKYDYDDRYTADVTFRRDGHSRFGAENKWGTFGAVSVGWRISSESFMQDLTWLDNLRLRASYGITGNSEIDNFASRTLVGSSGQYLGSGGLALSQLGNDLLTWEEAETFNFGLDWTIFNGRVIGTVDVWRKNSSSLLFNTPLPSDSGFGSITRNTGLVRNQGIDIDLQTTNIVAGKFQWSTAFNITFLENELMELYDGLDRIGNTLIVGKPISFWYTHRYLGVNPANGRAMYEDPTNGGYTYIVGDGTLQYIGSGLPSSYGGLSNTFSYGPVSLDVFFQGQFGNLAGNQDMFNLEDWGSTTGNMRINQLNYWQQPGDITTVGKPYEGGQAPGTSNIDTFSTRFLSDGGYIRLKQVTLNYTMPAAAASKIGMKAMTVFVQGINLTTFTKYNGQDPEAVGIASNVSIGRFPNARQFSAGINLTF; encoded by the coding sequence ATGAGGAAAGTTTTACTTCTAGGACTCACGCTGGTTTTGTCAACTGTTTTCGCATTTGCACAAAATCGTGTGATCACTGGTACCGTGACATCCACTGAAGATGGACTCGGTGTTCCAGGTGCAACAGTTCTGGTTAAAGGGACTACTATTGGTACTGCCACAGACATTGATGGCCAGTATTCAATCAGCGTTCCAGCCGGAAGCAATGTGTTGGTGTTTAGCTTTGTGGGATTGGCATCCCAAGAGGTTACCATCGGCAATCAAACAACCATCAATGTTGCTTTGCAGCCTGATGTGCAGTCTCTTTCTGAATTTGTGATCACCTCTTATGGTGACCAATCCAAAAGAGAAATCACAGGTGCAATTGCGTCTGTGAAAGGGGAGGTTTTTGAAAACCTACCGATGCAATCATTTGACCGTGCGATGCAGGGTCGTATTGCAGGTGTTCAGGTAACGTCAACTACTGGTGCTCCAGGAGGTACGTTGAATGTTCGAATCCGTGGTGTCGGCTCAATCAATGCAGGTAACGATCCATTATATATTGTGGATGGTGTTCAGCTTGGAGGAGGTAATTCATTATCAGGACAAGGACCTCAAAACCCATTGGCTGCAATTAACCCTAATGACATCGAATCTATTGAGGTGTTGAAAGATGCTGCTGCAGCTTCTATCTACGGTGCTCAGGCAGCTAACGGGGTAGTTTTGATTACTACTAAAAAAGGTAAGAAAGGATCTACCCAGACTAAAGTGTCGGTTCAAGAAGGTATTGTTCAGCCTTTGAATTTGTACGAGGTAATGAATGCTACTCAAGTTGCGACTGTAAAAAGAGCAGCATTTATCAATGCTGGCCTTAATCCTGCTAACGCAGCTGCTACTTATGGTAACCCAGAAGACCCAAGCCTTAAGTCTTATGATTGGGTAGACGAACTTTACAGAAATGGTCGACTTTCAGTTTACGACTTGAGTATGTCTGGTGCTGATGAAAAGACAAGCTTCTACTTATCTGGTGCTTACACCAAGCAAGAAGGTCAGATTGTTCAATCTTCCTATGAAAGAGCGACTGGCCGTTTGAATTTGACCCACAGACCTAATAAGAAATTAACTATTGGTGCTAATCTCTCTTTGGCCTACCAAAGAACTATGGGTACTATCGCAAATGGTAACTTTGTTAACGGTCCATTCTCTGCCGGTTTCACCATGAGACCAAACGTTCCTATCTACAATGAAGATGGAACTTTCAGAGCTAACTATCCTTCTAACCACAACTTCGGATACAATATTGTTCAAGGTGTGTATGAAGAATTGAGAAGAGGTACATCTGTTCAGACAGTTTCTAACTTGCAATTGAACTACCAATTCACTCCATGGTTGAGTTGGACTTCCTATTTCGGGGTTGATTTTGCTGATAACAGAGACGAAAACAACAGACCATCAACAATTCCTGTGTTCTCATCTTATGGAGGTCAGTCTTTCTTTGCTGACAATAGAAGAAACAACTACAATACAAACCACAACTTGAATTTCAATAAGAAATTTAATGATGTTCATACCGTTTCAGGTATTGCAGGTTTCGAATACAAAGGCCTTCAGCAGGAACAAACTACCGCAACTGGTCGTGGATTCCCTGATCCTTCGTTGATCTATTTGCAAAATGCTGCTGTACCATTTGCCGTTGGAGGTTCCTTTACAGAATATAAGCGAATGGGCTTTTTCTCTCAAGCGAAATATGATTATGATGACCGTTATACGGCTGATGTAACTTTCCGTAGAGACGGTCACTCCAGATTCGGTGCTGAGAATAAGTGGGGTACCTTCGGTGCAGTTTCTGTGGGATGGAGAATCTCTTCAGAAAGCTTCATGCAAGACCTAACTTGGTTGGATAACTTGAGATTAAGAGCTTCCTATGGTATCACAGGTAACTCTGAAATCGACAACTTTGCCTCTAGAACGCTAGTTGGAAGCTCTGGCCAGTATTTAGGTTCAGGTGGTTTAGCACTTTCTCAGTTGGGTAATGACTTGTTGACTTGGGAAGAAGCTGAAACCTTCAACTTTGGATTGGATTGGACCATCTTCAATGGCCGTGTCATTGGTACAGTTGATGTTTGGAGAAAGAATTCTTCTTCACTCTTGTTCAATACTCCACTTCCATCTGATTCAGGTTTCGGTTCTATTACCAGAAACACAGGTTTGGTTCGTAACCAAGGTATTGACATCGACTTGCAGACTACCAATATCGTAGCTGGTAAATTCCAGTGGAGCACAGCCTTTAACATTACTTTCTTGGAAAACGAATTGATGGAGTTGTATGATGGTCTAGATAGAATTGGAAACACTCTTATCGTAGGTAAGCCAATTTCTTTCTGGTATACTCATAGATATCTTGGAGTTAACCCTGCAAATGGCCGTGCGATGTATGAAGATCCAACCAATGGTGGATATACTTACATTGTAGGTGACGGTACTTTACAATATATCGGAAGTGGTCTTCCTTCTAGCTACGGTGGTCTTTCCAATACCTTTAGCTATGGACCAGTTTCTTTGGATGTATTCTTCCAAGGTCAATTCGGTAACCTAGCAGGTAACCAAGATATGTTCAACTTAGAAGACTGGGGATCAACAACTGGTAACATGAGAATCAACCAATTGAACTATTGGCAGCAGCCTGGTGATATCACCACTGTAGGTAAGCCTTATGAAGGTGGACAAGCTCCAGGTACTTCTAATATCGATACCTTCTCTACTCGATTCTTGAGTGACGGTGGATATATCCGTTTGAAGCAAGTGACTTTGAACTATACCATGCCTGCTGCAGCTGCTTCAAAAATTGGTATGAAAGCAATGACTGTATTTGTACAAGGCATCAACTTGACCACATTTACCAAATACAATGGTCAGGATCCTGAAGCGGTTGGTATTGCATCAAACGTATCTATTGGACGTTTCCCAAATGCTAGACAATTCTCAGCTGGTATTAATCTAACCTTCTAA
- a CDS encoding RagB/SusD family nutrient uptake outer membrane protein: MKNIFKLMILGGTLALGSCNLDVEPRQSLTPEAALATVNGYQSLIFATYGMPRGFNQYGQQMMIAPEIMADNLRIIANTGRYIGQEANADRAHIGLWNTGYWGGINNTNIIIDGIGEVEGDEALKNRVLGEAHFLRALFYFDLAKVYGYEPGKEVNGFNKSVVLRTTPTLGFSQADFRARSTNREVYDQIISDLQTSINLLPTSAIGTAGVYRATKGAAQALLARVYLYDSKFAEAEAMASQAMATVGLADNGTGLLTPENYVSAFSTAPNPESVFELEIRSVDWSTVDGVNNSVCSLSANVFPSAQFIVTATSELLASYEEGDIRRATWTETTRSGASGPVYRSNKWLGHKGDFLENLPIIRGAELFLIRAEARFRTGNLSGSRADLNALRAKRGLGAVAEDLAGNDLFDQIMTERRQEFALEGHRWFDLKRNGMAISKSSRFEAVPYNDYRLLSPLPNDQIQLNEQLEQNPGYN, from the coding sequence ATGAAAAATATATTTAAACTAATGATCCTAGGCGGAACACTTGCATTGGGATCTTGTAACCTGGATGTAGAGCCAAGACAAAGCTTGACGCCAGAAGCTGCACTTGCCACAGTGAATGGGTATCAATCCCTAATCTTTGCGACTTATGGTATGCCTAGAGGCTTTAACCAATATGGTCAGCAAATGATGATTGCTCCTGAAATTATGGCGGATAACCTTCGAATCATTGCCAACACAGGTAGATATATCGGACAGGAAGCAAATGCTGACCGAGCACATATCGGCCTTTGGAATACTGGTTATTGGGGAGGTATCAACAATACAAACATCATTATCGATGGTATTGGTGAGGTTGAAGGAGATGAAGCTCTTAAAAACCGAGTATTAGGTGAAGCTCATTTCTTGAGAGCGTTGTTCTACTTCGATCTTGCAAAAGTTTATGGCTATGAGCCAGGCAAGGAAGTTAATGGATTTAACAAGTCAGTAGTATTGAGAACTACTCCTACTTTGGGATTCTCTCAAGCTGATTTCAGAGCTAGATCTACGAATAGAGAAGTGTATGATCAAATCATCTCTGATCTTCAAACTTCAATCAACCTACTTCCAACTTCAGCAATCGGAACTGCTGGAGTGTACCGCGCTACTAAAGGTGCTGCTCAAGCGCTTTTGGCAAGAGTTTACTTGTATGATTCCAAGTTTGCTGAGGCAGAGGCGATGGCTTCTCAAGCTATGGCAACTGTAGGTCTTGCAGATAACGGAACTGGACTATTAACTCCTGAAAACTATGTATCTGCATTCTCTACTGCACCAAATCCTGAGTCAGTTTTCGAACTTGAAATTCGTTCTGTAGACTGGTCAACAGTAGATGGTGTTAACAACTCTGTTTGTTCCTTGTCAGCTAACGTATTCCCAAGTGCTCAGTTTATCGTGACTGCAACAAGTGAGTTGTTAGCAAGCTATGAAGAGGGTGATATCAGAAGAGCTACTTGGACTGAGACTACTCGTTCTGGTGCTTCTGGACCTGTTTACAGATCAAACAAATGGTTGGGCCATAAAGGTGATTTCTTAGAAAACCTTCCAATCATCAGAGGTGCTGAATTGTTCTTGATCAGAGCTGAGGCAAGATTCAGAACAGGTAATCTTTCAGGTTCTAGAGCTGATTTGAACGCGCTTCGTGCTAAAAGAGGTCTTGGAGCTGTTGCTGAAGACTTGGCAGGAAATGATTTGTTCGATCAAATTATGACAGAAAGAAGACAGGAATTTGCATTAGAAGGTCACAGATGGTTTGATCTGAAGAGAAATGGTATGGCGATCTCTAAATCTTCTCGATTTGAGGCTGTTCCTTACAATGACTACAGATTGCTTTCTCCGCTTCCAAATGATCAAATTCAATTGAATGAGCAATTGGAGCAAAATCCTGGTTATAACTAA
- a CDS encoding DUF4843 domain-containing protein — protein MRKLYIYFAVVFASLAMTSCFDDPGADSFIALNEVEFDAGNLPNGLTTTQTRTSATQTNEVQIQVNRVSTSASAAVTVEISVDPTSTAVSGVHYSLGTTSVTIPANTWTVNFPVTILTGNIDPSEAPVLKLLISSASGAEVSKAYGDLAINIRVVCPSAISTDTDVWTASTSTIYGNFTKDVTFKPLGNGLYVVSDISAGLYAAFGFDQTQEVVYGDNCGKITFVREGLNQFAISNPASGETVGAFDPATNTVTMYWADVPNGIVNAKTTLVKK, from the coding sequence ATGAGAAAGTTATATATCTATTTCGCAGTTGTATTTGCCTCTTTGGCAATGACTTCTTGCTTTGATGATCCAGGAGCTGATTCTTTCATTGCACTCAATGAAGTAGAATTTGACGCAGGTAATCTACCAAACGGTCTGACTACGACGCAAACTCGTACCAGTGCAACTCAAACCAATGAAGTGCAGATTCAAGTAAACCGAGTTTCAACTTCTGCATCAGCTGCTGTTACTGTTGAAATCTCAGTTGATCCTACTTCAACTGCTGTAAGCGGTGTGCATTACAGCCTTGGTACCACTTCGGTTACAATTCCAGCAAACACTTGGACAGTAAATTTCCCAGTGACTATCCTAACTGGAAATATTGATCCATCTGAAGCGCCAGTTTTAAAACTTTTGATCAGCTCTGCTTCTGGGGCAGAAGTATCAAAAGCATACGGTGATTTGGCAATCAACATCAGAGTGGTTTGTCCATCTGCAATTTCTACTGATACAGATGTTTGGACTGCTTCTACTTCTACCATTTATGGTAACTTTACCAAAGACGTGACTTTCAAGCCACTTGGTAATGGGTTGTATGTAGTGTCTGACATTTCAGCTGGTTTATATGCCGCTTTCGGTTTTGATCAAACTCAAGAAGTAGTGTATGGTGACAATTGTGGTAAAATCACTTTCGTAAGAGAGGGTTTGAACCAATTTGCAATTTCAAATCCTGCTTCAGGCGAAACCGTTGGTGCATTCGATCCTGCTACCAATACAGTAACTATGTATTGGGCTGACGTTCCTAATGGAATCGTAAATGCTAAAACTACGTTGGTTAAAAAATAA